The following proteins come from a genomic window of Finegoldia magna ATCC 29328:
- the pyrF gene encoding orotidine-5'-phosphate decarboxylase yields MIIDKLSKRINERSIVCVGLDTSTDYVPEKIKKGKKVSEYLFEFNKEIIDNTKDLVACFKVQIAYYEAHGIEGLIAYKNTLKYLKDNDLISIADVKRGDIANTAKEYAKAHFEGDFEADFITVNPFMGYDTLEHYLPYLESKEKGIFVLMRTSNPGSKDIQYKDYKGQPLYYEIGDNLNKIAKDYLGECNLSCLGFVVGGTQSENANKIRERYPNIMFLIPGYGAQGAKPEDIRVYLDNFKKGIVNSSRGIILNYRKFDDGEENIGKYARKAVEDMRKDIYCE; encoded by the coding sequence ATGATAATAGATAAGCTTTCTAAAAGAATAAACGAAAGATCTATAGTATGTGTAGGCTTAGATACTAGTACAGATTATGTACCAGAGAAAATAAAAAAAGGTAAAAAAGTTAGCGAATATTTATTTGAATTTAATAAAGAAATAATAGATAATACAAAAGACTTAGTAGCATGTTTCAAAGTTCAAATCGCTTACTACGAAGCACATGGCATAGAAGGATTGATAGCATATAAAAACACTCTTAAATATCTTAAAGATAATGATTTGATTTCAATAGCCGATGTAAAAAGAGGAGATATAGCAAATACTGCTAAAGAATATGCGAAAGCACATTTCGAAGGAGATTTTGAAGCTGATTTTATAACAGTTAATCCATTTATGGGATATGATACATTAGAACATTACTTACCATATCTTGAATCTAAAGAAAAAGGGATATTCGTACTAATGAGAACATCAAATCCTGGTTCAAAAGACATTCAATATAAGGATTATAAAGGCCAACCATTATATTATGAAATAGGTGATAATTTAAACAAAATTGCTAAGGATTATCTTGGAGAATGTAATCTAAGTTGTTTAGGATTTGTAGTAGGTGGAACTCAAAGTGAAAATGCAAACAAAATAAGAGAAAGATATCCAAATATAATGTTTTTAATTCCTGGTTATGGCGCACAAGGGGCAAAACCTGAAGATATCAGAGTTTATCTTGACAATTTTAAAAAGGGAATTGTTAATTCATCAAGAGGTATAATATTGAATTACAGAAAATTTGATGATGGAGAAGAAAATATAGGTAAATATGCTAGAAAAGCTGTAGAAGATATGAGAAAGGATATTTACTGTGAATAA
- a CDS encoding dihydroorotate dehydrogenase electron transfer subunit: protein MNKYIDSEILLNEEISDGIFKLVLKGKFEGNPGQFYMLRAWDESPLLPRPLSICDLDEESITFLYAVVGRGTSIISSMRVGESIKILGPLGNGFELHPEAKCAIVAGGIGIAPMKYLSRKLKNIDLYVGYRDTSYMEDEILNKNSTIISTEDGSIGLKGYITEYVKNEYDYIYACGPNPMMNSLKKRNLNAIEFYSLEAHMACGIGACLGCTVHTTSGLKRVCKDGPVFEKNEVIFDA from the coding sequence GTGAATAAATATATCGATTCTGAAATATTACTTAATGAAGAAATAAGCGATGGGATTTTCAAATTAGTTTTAAAAGGAAAATTCGAAGGAAATCCTGGACAATTTTATATGTTGAGAGCATGGGATGAATCGCCGCTTCTTCCCAGACCTTTAAGTATTTGTGATTTAGATGAAGAAAGTATAACATTTTTATACGCAGTAGTAGGTAGAGGTACATCTATAATCTCATCAATGAGAGTAGGAGAAAGTATAAAAATTCTTGGGCCTTTAGGAAATGGATTCGAATTACATCCAGAAGCTAAATGTGCTATAGTTGCGGGTGGAATAGGAATTGCTCCAATGAAATATTTATCAAGAAAACTAAAAAACATTGATTTATACGTAGGATACAGAGACACTTCATACATGGAAGATGAGATTTTGAATAAAAATAGTACAATTATATCCACGGAGGATGGATCTATTGGGCTCAAAGGATATATAACTGAATATGTTAAAAATGAATACGATTATATTTATGCTTGCGGTCCAAACCCTATGATGAATTCATTGAAAAAAAGAAATCTGAATGCTATAGAATTTTATTCTTTAGAAGCACACATGGCATGTGGGATAGGGGCGTGTTTAGGGTGTACTGTTCATACAACAAGTGGTCTTAAAAGAGTTTGCAAAGATGGCCCTGTTTTTGAAAAAAATGAGGTGATATTTGATGCTTAA
- a CDS encoding dihydroorotate dehydrogenase, whose translation MLKTNFCGVEFKNPVVGASGTFGFGREYENFTDLNKLGGISTKGLTIQAKDGNTGLRIYETPSGIMNSIGLQNPSVQEFINRDLDYMLSLDTVTIANIGGSDIKSYIEAVELISSTDIKIIELNISCPNVKEGGMAFGIKCDIAQNVVSEVRKHTDKILMVKLSPNANDIVEMAKTCEDSGADAISLVNTFNALAIDINKRKAVFDNITAGLSGPCIKPIALRMCRDVCKNVKIPVCGMGGIQNYKDALEFIMVGCHLVQVGTANFVNPNVMVEIANGMENYLKENGFKSIEEIRNII comes from the coding sequence ATGCTTAAAACGAATTTCTGTGGAGTAGAATTCAAAAATCCTGTTGTTGGAGCTTCTGGTACTTTTGGATTTGGAAGAGAATATGAAAATTTTACAGATTTAAATAAATTAGGAGGTATCTCCACAAAAGGATTAACCATTCAAGCTAAAGATGGGAATACTGGTTTAAGAATTTATGAAACACCTTCTGGAATTATGAATAGCATAGGACTACAAAATCCATCGGTTCAAGAATTTATTAATAGAGACCTGGACTATATGTTATCCTTGGATACTGTTACTATTGCAAACATTGGTGGTTCCGATATAAAAAGTTATATTGAAGCTGTTGAACTTATATCAAGCACTGACATAAAAATAATTGAGTTAAATATTTCTTGTCCAAATGTTAAAGAGGGTGGAATGGCTTTTGGAATAAAATGCGATATAGCACAAAATGTCGTTTCAGAAGTAAGAAAACATACAGACAAAATTTTAATGGTAAAATTATCTCCTAATGCTAATGATATTGTAGAAATGGCAAAGACTTGTGAAGATTCTGGAGCGGATGCTATCAGCCTTGTTAATACTTTTAATGCACTAGCAATAGATATTAATAAAAGGAAAGCTGTATTTGATAATATAACTGCCGGTCTTTCAGGTCCTTGTATAAAGCCAATAGCGTTAAGAATGTGTAGAGATGTTTGCAAAAATGTTAAAATTCCAGTTTGTGGTATGGGTGGAATACAAAATTACAAAGATGCTTTAGAATTTATAATGGTCGGATGTCATTTAGTTCAAGTTGGTACAGCAAACTTTGTTAATCCAAATGTTATGGTTGAGATAGCAAATGGTATGGAAAACTATTTAAAAGAAAATGGTTTTAAATCTATAGAAGAAATAAGGAATATTATTTAG
- the ispG gene encoding flavodoxin-dependent (E)-4-hydroxy-3-methylbut-2-enyl-diphosphate synthase, producing the protein MKREDTKRIYVGNVAVGNGARVTVQSMTNTDTKDIESTVKQIKEFESVGCDISRSAINDLEDAKAIPVIKSMTNIPLVADIQFHHKLAIAAIENGCDCIRINPGNIGGIDRVREVVDCCKHHKISMRIGVNSGSVNQKFIDKYHGVNVDSICYSCLDQIRMIEDMGFNDIKLSLKSSNVNMSIKAYEKMSQLCNYPLHVGITEAGPSTKGIIKSSVGIGSILSKGIGDTIRVSLTGDPKEEIIVGRQILMSLGLLNEGIEIISCPTCARTKIDLISIVNEAEKKLDKIDKHIKVAIMGCVVNGPGEAKEADLGIAGGNGVGLIFKKGEIIRKVKEEELLDVLIEEIERL; encoded by the coding sequence ATGAAAAGAGAAGATACAAAAAGAATTTATGTAGGAAATGTTGCCGTGGGAAATGGAGCAAGAGTTACAGTTCAATCTATGACTAATACTGACACAAAAGACATAGAGAGCACTGTAAAACAAATCAAAGAATTCGAATCAGTAGGTTGTGATATCTCTAGAAGTGCAATAAATGATTTGGAAGATGCAAAAGCAATACCAGTTATAAAAAGCATGACAAATATTCCGCTTGTTGCAGACATTCAATTTCATCACAAATTAGCAATAGCTGCAATTGAAAATGGATGTGACTGCATAAGAATTAATCCAGGCAATATTGGAGGAATAGACAGGGTAAGAGAAGTTGTAGATTGTTGTAAACACCATAAAATTTCAATGAGAATAGGAGTTAACAGTGGATCTGTTAATCAAAAATTCATTGACAAGTATCATGGAGTAAATGTTGATTCAATATGCTACAGTTGTCTTGATCAAATAAGAATGATTGAGGATATGGGATTTAACGATATCAAATTATCATTAAAATCTTCTAATGTTAATATGTCAATAAAAGCCTATGAAAAAATGTCGCAACTTTGTAATTATCCACTTCATGTTGGAATAACAGAAGCAGGTCCTTCTACTAAAGGAATTATAAAATCGAGTGTAGGGATAGGTAGCATTTTATCAAAAGGTATTGGAGATACTATCAGAGTATCGTTAACTGGTGATCCTAAAGAAGAGATTATTGTAGGAAGGCAAATATTAATGAGTTTGGGATTATTAAATGAAGGGATTGAAATAATCTCATGTCCAACATGCGCTAGAACCAAGATTGATTTAATTAGTATTGTCAATGAGGCTGAAAAAAAATTGGATAAAATAGACAAACATATCAAGGTTGCTATTATGGGTTGTGTTGTAAATGGACCTGGCGAAGCAAAGGAAGCTGATCTTGGTATAGCTGGGGGAAATGGAGTAGGATTAATCTTCAAAAAAGGTGAAATAATACGAAAAGTTAAGGAAGAAGAATTATTAGACGTATTAATTGAAGAAATTGAGAGGTTATAA
- a CDS encoding isoprenyl transferase translates to MDLSNLDQDRLPKHIAIIMDGNGRWATNRNKPRVFGHNEGMKRVVDVVENSLNIGIKYLSLYAFSTENWKRPQKEIDFLMQILIKYIDDQLNKLVTQGVKINILGDISVLPKKVIQKIEYALDSTKDNNKLILNIAINYGSRQEILLAVNNAIENGQILTENEFSNLLYTRNQPDVDLLIRPGGEKRLSNFLLYQMSYAELYFSDTYWPDFKLDSLVDAIYWYQNRNRRFGGLK, encoded by the coding sequence ATGGATTTATCAAATTTAGATCAAGATAGATTGCCTAAGCATATTGCCATAATAATGGATGGAAATGGTAGATGGGCTACGAATAGAAATAAACCAAGAGTATTTGGACACAATGAAGGTATGAAAAGAGTTGTTGATGTTGTCGAAAACTCATTAAATATTGGGATAAAATATTTGTCCTTGTACGCTTTTTCAACAGAAAATTGGAAAAGGCCACAAAAAGAAATAGATTTTTTGATGCAAATTCTAATAAAGTATATAGATGACCAACTAAATAAATTAGTAACTCAGGGAGTTAAAATTAATATCTTGGGTGATATTAGTGTACTTCCAAAAAAAGTAATTCAAAAGATAGAATATGCATTAGATTCAACAAAAGATAATAATAAATTAATTCTCAACATTGCGATTAATTATGGATCGAGACAAGAGATTTTACTAGCTGTAAATAATGCAATTGAAAATGGTCAAATCTTGACTGAGAATGAGTTCTCAAATCTATTATATACTAGAAATCAACCTGACGTTGATTTACTAATAAGACCAGGTGGTGAAAAAAGGCTAAGCAATTTCTTGCTTTACCAAATGTCTTATGCAGAACTTTATTTTTCTGACACTTATTGGCCTGATTTCAAATTGGACTCATTAGTAGATGCAATTTATTGGTATCAAAATAGGAATAGAAGATTTGGTGGATTAAAATGA
- a CDS encoding dihydroorotase, whose product MKLLLKNCHIIDRDKDIFADILIENAKIKAIGQILEEYDEVIDVNNKIVMPGFIDLHTHFRYPGQENKEDLYTGSLSALAGGYTSCNLMGNTKPVVDNNEIYNQIIDKSKEIDLINIYQCMATTKDLQSKEMINFKKADNKIKFFSEDGKGITDSLLAFNIFTEIEKINKGIMIHAEDHNLTKISTRYAEDLETIRDCYLSLKTGCRVHFCHVSTIDSLEAIKFYKGKKAPITCEVTPHHIYMKDSEFRVNPSIRTQEDIDCIVEMIKNNTVDAIATDHAPHTKEDKDNGACGMIGLETAFNIAYKVLHENNNISLNKISELMSYNPAKILGERKGVINPTYDADLVVIDIEKEIKVEKFNSKSNNSPFIGEKFKGSIEMTIVNGDVKFEKGVKNDNR is encoded by the coding sequence ATATTAGAAGAATACGATGAAGTCATTGATGTTAACAATAAAATAGTAATGCCAGGTTTTATAGATTTGCATACTCATTTCAGATATCCTGGTCAAGAAAATAAAGAAGATTTATATACTGGTAGTCTATCAGCCCTTGCTGGAGGCTACACTAGTTGTAATTTAATGGGAAATACAAAACCAGTTGTAGATAATAACGAAATCTACAATCAAATTATAGATAAATCAAAAGAAATTGATTTAATAAATATATATCAATGCATGGCAACAACAAAAGACTTACAATCAAAAGAGATGATTAATTTTAAAAAAGCAGATAATAAAATTAAATTCTTCAGCGAAGATGGGAAAGGAATAACAGACTCTTTACTAGCTTTTAATATTTTTACAGAAATAGAAAAAATAAATAAGGGTATAATGATTCACGCTGAAGATCATAATCTAACTAAAATATCTACGAGATATGCAGAAGATTTAGAAACAATTAGAGATTGTTACTTGAGTTTGAAAACTGGATGTAGAGTTCATTTTTGCCATGTTAGCACTATAGATTCTCTAGAAGCAATAAAATTTTACAAAGGTAAAAAAGCGCCAATCACTTGTGAAGTTACTCCTCATCACATTTACATGAAAGATAGTGAATTTAGAGTAAATCCTTCTATAAGAACTCAAGAAGATATTGATTGTATCGTAGAAATGATAAAAAATAATACGGTAGATGCAATTGCAACAGATCATGCTCCACATACTAAAGAAGATAAAGATAACGGTGCATGTGGAATGATTGGGCTAGAAACAGCATTTAATATCGCATACAAAGTTTTACACGAAAATAATAATATTTCATTAAATAAAATTTCTGAATTAATGAGTTACAATCCAGCCAAAATATTAGGGGAAAGAAAGGGAGTTATTAACCCAACCTATGATGCAGATTTAGTTGTTATTGATATTGAAAAAGAAATTAAAGTTGAGAAATTTAATTCTAAATCAAATAACTCTCCATTTATTGGTGAAAAGTTTAAAGGTAGTATTGAAATGACTATTGTTAACGGTGATGTAAAATTTGAGAAAGGAGTTAAAAATGATAATAGATAA
- the rseP gene encoding RIP metalloprotease RseP — translation MITIISSIIIFLLVILIHEFGHFIVAKMNGVSVLEFSIGMGPKLFQKESNGTLYSLRLLPVGGYCQLEGEDEENDSPNSLNNQSPFVRLKVILAGAIMNFILAFILLILLMSVSRVSTEVSGVLENSPAYSSGIQEGDKIVSINGQMLEDGEQVLESIKKSKGDLDIVLLRNEKSKNIKVTPRLENNNRKIGVNFQEEYNIKNFNIIKGFKKGIATFLNLTGMLYKFLGMLITGKLGLGGVSGPVGVVKEIGNAAKTGVANLIFLLAYININLGVFNLLPIPALDGGRAIFILIEMIFGKKISQEKEGYIHMVGLILLLGLIAIVTIKDVIKLF, via the coding sequence GTGATTACAATAATTTCATCAATTATAATATTTTTACTTGTAATTTTAATACATGAATTTGGACATTTTATTGTAGCTAAAATGAATGGAGTTTCGGTTTTGGAATTTTCAATTGGTATGGGACCAAAACTTTTCCAGAAAGAATCAAACGGAACTCTTTATTCTTTAAGATTGTTACCTGTAGGTGGGTATTGCCAACTAGAAGGTGAAGACGAGGAAAATGACAGTCCAAATTCTTTAAACAATCAGTCACCATTTGTAAGACTTAAAGTAATTTTAGCAGGTGCTATAATGAATTTCATTCTAGCATTTATTTTGTTAATTTTACTAATGTCTGTAAGTAGAGTTAGTACTGAGGTATCTGGTGTATTGGAAAATTCACCTGCATACTCTTCGGGAATACAAGAAGGAGATAAGATTGTATCTATAAATGGACAAATGTTAGAAGACGGAGAACAAGTGTTAGAAAGCATAAAAAAATCCAAAGGAGATTTGGACATTGTGCTGCTACGAAACGAAAAATCAAAGAATATTAAAGTTACCCCAAGATTAGAAAATAATAATAGAAAAATTGGAGTAAACTTTCAAGAAGAATATAATATTAAAAATTTTAATATAATAAAAGGATTTAAAAAAGGAATAGCAACTTTCCTTAACTTAACAGGAATGTTATACAAGTTCTTAGGAATGCTTATAACTGGAAAGTTAGGTCTAGGAGGAGTGAGCGGACCAGTTGGTGTTGTCAAGGAGATTGGAAATGCTGCAAAGACAGGTGTTGCTAATTTAATTTTCTTATTGGCATATATTAATATTAACTTAGGTGTATTTAATTTATTGCCTATACCGGCATTAGATGGTGGAAGAGCAATTTTCATATTGATTGAGATGATATTTGGCAAGAAAATTTCTCAAGAAAAAGAGGGCTATATTCATATGGTAGGATTAATCCTGCTTTTAGGACTAATAGCTATAGTTACAATTAAAGATGTTATCAAATTATTTTAG
- a CDS encoding phosphatidate cytidylyltransferase has protein sequence MKFVKRTLTGIVILLLSILCISKGGVYLLIMNLFLSNVAIYELENVINKNNSNNININNLIINLLFNVSFNLSIYLKQELFAIALLCSFSLIEFTLYTIFDKPIKEVLNNYFMHIYITITFSLMYFISGTEYIWLIYICSWGTDTAAYCTGMLFGKHKLTKISPKKTIEGAIGGIIGSMIIAAIFSAFYGELNIVKIVIIAFFGSIISQIGDISASKIKRKANVKDFGNIFIGHGGVMDRFDSFIFVLPYLSILYCLGL, from the coding sequence ATGAAATTTGTAAAAAGAACTCTTACAGGAATAGTTATATTATTGCTGTCTATTCTTTGCATTTCTAAGGGTGGTGTTTATCTATTAATTATGAACTTATTCCTTAGTAATGTAGCAATATATGAACTTGAAAATGTTATAAACAAGAACAATTCTAATAATATTAATATTAACAATTTGATAATTAATCTATTATTTAATGTAAGTTTTAATTTAAGTATTTATTTAAAACAAGAACTATTTGCAATAGCATTATTGTGCAGTTTTAGTTTGATAGAGTTTACTTTATACACTATTTTTGACAAGCCTATCAAAGAAGTATTGAATAATTATTTTATGCATATATACATTACGATTACTTTTTCATTAATGTATTTTATTTCAGGAACTGAATATATCTGGCTTATTTATATATGTTCTTGGGGAACAGATACTGCAGCATATTGCACAGGAATGCTATTTGGAAAGCATAAATTAACAAAAATTAGTCCTAAAAAAACTATTGAAGGAGCTATAGGTGGAATAATAGGTAGTATGATAATTGCAGCTATTTTTTCGGCTTTTTATGGTGAATTAAATATTGTTAAGATAGTTATCATAGCTTTCTTCGGATCAATCATATCTCAAATTGGCGATATTAGTGCATCAAAAATAAAAAGAAAAGCAAATGTAAAAGATTTTGGAAATATTTTTATTGGACACGGCGGAGTAATGGATAGGTTTGATAGTTTTATTTTTGTTTTGCCTTATTTATCAATCTTATACTGTTTAGGGCTTTAA
- the pyrE gene encoding orotate phosphoribosyltransferase, whose product MDRVVELLKESNALLEGHFLLSSGNHSDKYCQCAKLLQYPDKAEEVIKVIADKLKDVEFDTVVGPAMGGIIVAYELGRQLHKPAIFTERKDGEMCLRRGFEVRKGEKVIISEDVVTTAKSSYETKKVLEDLGAEVVGICCLVDRSVNLDIDLPLYSATKIDIEIFKPEECPLCKKGIDLVKPGSREIKTK is encoded by the coding sequence ATGGATAGAGTTGTTGAATTATTAAAAGAAAGTAATGCATTATTAGAAGGTCATTTCTTATTATCATCTGGAAATCACAGTGATAAATACTGCCAATGTGCAAAGTTATTACAATATCCAGACAAAGCTGAGGAAGTAATAAAAGTTATTGCTGATAAGCTTAAAGATGTTGAATTTGATACTGTTGTCGGACCTGCTATGGGTGGAATAATTGTAGCTTATGAGTTAGGTAGACAACTACATAAACCAGCTATATTTACTGAAAGAAAAGATGGAGAAATGTGTTTAAGAAGAGGTTTTGAAGTAAGAAAAGGCGAGAAAGTTATTATTTCAGAAGATGTTGTAACAACTGCAAAATCTTCATATGAAACTAAAAAAGTTTTGGAAGATTTGGGAGCGGAAGTAGTAGGAATTTGTTGCCTAGTAGATAGAAGTGTAAATCTGGATATTGATTTACCATTGTATAGTGCAACAAAAATAGACATAGAAATTTTTAAACCTGAAGAATGTCCATTATGTAAGAAAGGAATAGATTTGGTTAAACCAGGTTCGAGAGAAATTAAAACTAAATAG